The proteins below are encoded in one region of Triticum aestivum cultivar Chinese Spring chromosome 1B, IWGSC CS RefSeq v2.1, whole genome shotgun sequence:
- the LOC123135087 gene encoding cytochrome P450 94C1, which yields MFFLMGAGAGADSTTCHVAAHALASPVAAVFFASAVCTLALAVLLGSMRLRPPWWCACAVCEAYLTASWTGEFDNLCDWFAHLLRREPGRTVHVHVLGNVLTANPATVEHMLRGRFENYPKGAPFSAILADFLGRGIFNVDGDSWLFQRKLAAAELASPAIRAFTASVVASELRCRLIPLLHSATAGQGGGEKLLDLQDVFRRFAFDCICKISFGLDPGCLELSLPMSAFADAFDTASMLSARRATAPMHVVWKLKRLLNIGDERELRDAIGLVDDLATEVIRQRRKLGSATASGDDLLSRFMGSINDDKYLRDIVVSFLLAGRDTVASALTAFFLLLSDHPHVADAIRDEVSRVTAGGKDVDDHPAIATSDKLKDMHYVHAALYECMRLFPPVQFDSKFAAGEDTLPDGTPVAKGTRVTYHAYAMGRMESVWGPDCAEFRPERWLRDNQFVPESPYRYPVFQGGVRVCIGKELAIMEMKAAIVAVVQGFDIETVGRSSRRPKFAPGLTAAFAGGVPVRVRRRALASG from the coding sequence ATGTTCTTCCtcatgggcgcgggcgcgggcgcggatTCGACCACGTGTCACGTCGCGGCGCACGCCCTGGCGAGCCCGGTGGCCGCCGTCTTCTTCGCCTCGGCCGTGTGCACGCTGGCCCTCGCCGTGCTCCTGGGCTCCATGCGGCTGCGGCCGCCGTGGTGGTGCGCGTGCGCGGTGTGCGAGGCGTACCTGACGGCATCGTGGACGGGCGAGTTCGACAACCTCTGCGACTGGTTCGCCCACCTGCTGCGCCGCGAGCCCGGGCGGACCGTGCACGTGCACGTCCTCGGCAACGTGCTCACCGCCAACCCGGCCACCGTCGAGCACATGCTGCGCGGCCGGTTCGAGAACTACCCCAAGGGCGCGCCCTTCTCCGCCATCCTCGCCGACTTCCTCGGCCGTGGCATATTCAACGTCGACGGCGACTCCTGGCTCTTCCAGCGcaagctcgccgccgccgagctcgcgtCCCCGGCGATCCGCGCGTTCACGGCCAGCGTCGTGGCTTCCGAGCTGAGGTGCCGCCTCATTCCTCTGCTCCACTCTGCCACTGCTGGACAGGGTGGCGGGGAGAAGCTGCTCGACCTGCAGGACGTGTTCCGCCGCTTCGCTTTCGACTGCATATGCAAGATTTCCTTCGGCCTCGACCCTGGCTGCCTCGAGCTGTCTCTGCCCATGTCGGCGTTCGCCGACGCTTTCGACACGGCGtcgatgctctcggcgcggcgagcgACGGCGCCCATGCATGTGGTCTGGAAGCTTAAGCGGTTGCTGAACATAGGGGATGAGCGGGAGCTCCGCGACGCGATCGGCCTCGTCGACGATCTTGCCACCGAGGTCATCCGGCAGCGCCGCAAGCTCGGCTCCGCTACTGCCTCGGGCGACGACCTCCTCTCGCGCTTCATGGGCTCCATCAACGATGACAAGTACCTCCGCGACATCGTTGTGAGCTTCCTGCTGGCCGGGCGCGACACCGTCGCCTCTGCTCTCAccgccttcttcctgctcctctcgGACCACCCCCACGTCGCCGACGCGATCCGGGACGAGGTCTCCCGCGTCACCGCCGGAGGGAAGGACGTCGACGACCACCCCGCGATCGCCACCTCCGACAAGCTCAAGGACATGCACTACGTGCACGCGGCCCTGTACGAGTGCATGCGGCTGTTCCCACCGGTGCAGTTCGACTCCAAGTTCGCGGCCGGCGAGGACACGCTCCCGGACGGCACGCCCGTGGCCAAGGGCACCCGGGTGACCTACCACGCGTACGCCATGGGACGGATGGAGTCCGTGTGGGGGCCCGACTGCGCCGAGTTCCGGCCGGAGAGGTGGCTCCGTGACAACCAGTTCGTGCCGGAGAGCCCGTACCGGTACCCGGTGTTCCAGGGCGGCGTGCGCGTCTGCATTGGCAAGGAGCTGGCCATCATGGAGATGAAGGCGGCCATCGTGGCCGTGGTCCAGGGCTTCGACATCGAGACGGTCGggcggagctcgcggcggcccaAGTTCGCGCCGGGGCTCACCGCCGCATTCGCAGGGGGAGTGCCGGTCAGAGTGCGCCGGCGAGCGCTCGCGAGCGGCTAG